The following coding sequences lie in one Bacillota bacterium genomic window:
- the trpB gene encoding tryptophan synthase subunit beta, whose product MLPDPRGYFGSFGGRFVPETLMPAIEELIDAYAASLKDPDFGKELAWYFEHYVGRPSPLYYAARLSARLGGATVYLKREDLNHTGAHKINNTIGQALLAQKMGKRRLIAETGAGQHGVATATAAALLGFECAVYMGEEDIVRQRLNVIRMELLGARVIPVGAGSKTLKDAMNEAIRDWVTNVGTTYYLIGSVAGPHPYPMMVRDFQAVIGRETREQTLRAAGRLPDIIVACVGGGSNSMGIFYPFLNDPGVRLVGVEAAGEGLRTERHAATLTRGRPGVLHGSMSYIIQDPDGQISPVHSISAGLDYPGVGPEHAYLKETGRVTYASATDTEALEAFELLAKTEGILPALESAHAIAEVVRLAPNLPRETIIVVNLSGRGDKDVETVAQVKGVIA is encoded by the coding sequence ATGTTACCTGATCCGCGTGGCTACTTCGGCTCGTTCGGTGGACGTTTTGTTCCGGAAACGCTGATGCCGGCGATCGAGGAGCTTATCGATGCTTACGCCGCATCTCTGAAAGACCCAGATTTTGGTAAAGAACTGGCCTGGTACTTCGAACACTATGTAGGCCGTCCAAGTCCTCTTTATTACGCCGCGCGGCTTTCCGCAAGACTGGGAGGCGCAACGGTTTATCTTAAACGCGAGGATTTGAACCATACGGGCGCCCACAAGATTAACAACACGATCGGGCAGGCTCTTCTTGCCCAGAAGATGGGGAAACGGCGGTTGATCGCGGAAACCGGCGCCGGGCAGCACGGCGTGGCAACAGCCACCGCCGCGGCGCTGTTAGGTTTCGAATGCGCCGTCTATATGGGGGAGGAGGACATTGTCCGGCAGCGTCTTAACGTAATTCGGATGGAGCTTTTGGGAGCGCGGGTGATCCCGGTCGGCGCAGGTAGTAAAACTCTTAAGGACGCCATGAACGAAGCAATCCGCGACTGGGTCACCAACGTCGGGACCACCTACTACCTCATCGGTTCGGTAGCCGGACCGCATCCGTACCCGATGATGGTCCGGGACTTCCAGGCGGTGATAGGGAGGGAAACCCGCGAACAAACCCTGCGCGCCGCCGGACGGCTGCCGGACATCATCGTGGCCTGTGTAGGCGGCGGATCCAATTCCATGGGGATATTTTACCCCTTCCTCAACGACCCCGGTGTCCGGTTGGTAGGAGTGGAAGCCGCTGGCGAGGGACTAAGGACCGAACGGCACGCGGCCACGCTGACCCGCGGACGCCCCGGGGTTTTGCACGGATCGATGAGCTACATCATCCAGGATCCCGACGGACAGATAAGCCCGGTGCATTCCATTTCCGCCGGTCTCGATTACCCGGGTGTCGGACCGGAGCACGCCTACCTGAAAGAGACCGGGAGGGTAACCTATGCCAGCGCCACGGACACCGAGGCGCTTGAAGCCTTCGAATTGCTGGCCAAAACGGAGGGGATACTCCCGGCGCTTGAAAGCGCCCACGCCATAGCCGAGGTAGTTCGCCTGGCGCCGAAT
- a CDS encoding phosphoribosylanthranilate isomerase, with the protein MPLMRDAGMDNLIIPAHTARVKICGFQDLETAKAAADAGADAIGFVFAPSRRRITPETAREIIAKLPPFVTTVGVFVNEQVKTVREVAAFCHLDAVQLHGAEPPDYCRRLGLRVIKAFGVRRETVQDGTGPDLSVVSGEDFRAFDAYPVNAILLDTYIPGKTGGTGESFDWKVLAGKRFPAPFILAGGLNPENVAAAVRSVRPYAVDVSSGVETDGRKDKAKVLQFIAQAKGRA; encoded by the coding sequence ATGCCGCTCATGAGGGATGCGGGGATGGATAATTTAATAATCCCGGCGCACACCGCCAGGGTGAAGATCTGCGGTTTTCAGGACCTTGAAACGGCTAAAGCGGCTGCTGACGCGGGGGCGGATGCCATCGGGTTCGTTTTCGCGCCGAGTCGGCGCCGCATAACCCCGGAGACGGCGCGGGAAATCATTGCAAAACTGCCGCCTTTCGTAACGACGGTAGGGGTCTTCGTAAACGAGCAGGTAAAAACAGTGCGGGAGGTAGCGGCGTTCTGCCATCTGGACGCAGTGCAACTGCACGGCGCGGAACCGCCTGATTACTGCCGGCGGCTCGGCCTGCGGGTGATAAAAGCCTTCGGCGTGCGGCGCGAAACGGTGCAGGACGGAACCGGACCGGATTTATCCGTGGTATCCGGAGAGGATTTTCGAGCGTTTGACGCTTACCCGGTGAACGCAATCCTGCTTGACACTTATATCCCCGGAAAGACCGGGGGCACCGGTGAATCCTTCGACTGGAAGGTGCTTGCCGGAAAGAGGTTTCCGGCGCCCTTTATCCTCGCCGGCGGGCTTAATCCGGAGAATGTGGCGGCGGCGGTGCGATCGGTCCGGCCTTATGCGGTCGATGTTTCAAGCGGGGTGGAAACCGACGGCAGAAAAGATAAAGCGAAGGTACTGCAGTTTATCGCGCAAGCAAAGGGAAGAGCTTGA
- the trpC gene encoding indole-3-glycerol phosphate synthase TrpC, producing MLDQIIGHKRMEIEASKRARSLAQLEQMAASAPPARGFGVNLRVSGRVAVIAEIKRASPSKGPIRPDADPAETARTYAAAGASAISVLTDKRFFQGDLDFLGMVRSEVRLPVLRKDFIVDPYQVLEAKALGADAILLITRILTLRELKELLGFSRNIGIECLVEVHDESEVERAVEAGARIIGINNRDLSTFQTDIETTLRLRRMVPPEVVTVSESGISSAAAIRTLKDNGVDAVLIGEALMSAADIGAKLQELVEAGGE from the coding sequence ATGCTGGACCAAATCATCGGACACAAGCGCATGGAGATCGAAGCAAGCAAAAGGGCGCGTTCCCTTGCGCAGCTCGAACAAATGGCCGCATCCGCCCCACCGGCGCGCGGCTTCGGGGTCAACCTCCGGGTATCGGGAAGGGTGGCGGTAATCGCCGAGATAAAGCGCGCCTCTCCATCAAAGGGTCCCATCAGGCCCGACGCCGATCCTGCTGAGACGGCGCGCACCTACGCCGCGGCGGGAGCGTCGGCGATTTCGGTCCTTACGGACAAACGGTTTTTTCAGGGCGACCTGGATTTTCTCGGAATGGTGCGGTCAGAAGTGCGTTTACCCGTACTGCGCAAAGATTTTATTGTGGACCCGTACCAGGTTCTGGAGGCAAAGGCGCTCGGCGCCGACGCGATATTGTTAATCACAAGGATTTTAACGTTACGGGAATTAAAGGAGTTACTGGGCTTTTCACGGAACATCGGGATCGAGTGTCTGGTCGAGGTTCACGACGAGTCGGAAGTCGAGCGGGCGGTGGAAGCCGGGGCCAGGATTATCGGGATTAACAACCGTGATTTAAGCACTTTTCAGACCGATATTGAAACAACCCTGCGCCTAAGGCGCATGGTCCCGCCGGAAGTAGTGACGGTAAGCGAGAGCGGGATCAGTTCTGCTGCCGCGATACGCACCCTGAAAGATAACGGGGTGGATGCCGTACTGATCGGCGAGGCGCTGATGTCCGCCGCCGACATCGGCGCCAAACTTCAGGAACTAGTTGAAGCAGGCGGAGAATAG
- the trpD gene encoding anthranilate phosphoribosyltransferase: MFKETLARVVAKEDLPSEQAQAAMGMIMSGEVTPAQIGGFLIALRVKGETADEVAGFARAMREKAVGYVSRHPQLVDTCGTGGDGTHTFNISTTAAFVVAACGVPVAKHGNRSVSSSAGSADVLEALGAKIDVHPDVAGRCLDEIGFGFFFAPVCHPAMKYAAGPRRELGLRTVFNILGPLCNPAGARIQVLGVYTPELLGLVADVLSLLDVERAFVVHGAGGLDEVSPIGRVVYAEVSNGSVQHGEFDPAVYGVPRCLIQDLRGGTVDENAVITRKVLQGDTGPKTDTVALNAALALVAAGRAGSIAEGMGMARGVIKSGAAFEKMEEYIAWTKNNTAGS; the protein is encoded by the coding sequence TTGTTTAAAGAAACGCTGGCGAGGGTGGTGGCGAAAGAGGACCTGCCCTCCGAACAGGCGCAGGCGGCGATGGGAATGATAATGAGCGGCGAGGTTACACCGGCGCAAATCGGCGGTTTTCTCATAGCATTAAGGGTCAAGGGCGAAACGGCGGACGAGGTAGCGGGCTTTGCCCGGGCAATGCGGGAGAAAGCGGTGGGCTATGTTTCCAGACACCCCCAACTGGTCGACACATGCGGCACGGGCGGAGACGGCACACATACCTTCAACATCTCCACCACCGCCGCCTTTGTGGTTGCCGCCTGCGGTGTTCCGGTCGCCAAACACGGGAATCGCTCGGTCTCGAGCAGCGCCGGAAGCGCGGACGTGCTTGAGGCGCTCGGGGCAAAAATAGATGTGCATCCGGACGTTGCCGGACGCTGCCTCGACGAGATCGGGTTCGGTTTTTTCTTTGCGCCGGTATGCCACCCGGCGATGAAGTACGCCGCGGGCCCCAGACGCGAACTTGGCCTTCGCACGGTGTTCAATATACTCGGCCCGCTGTGTAATCCTGCCGGCGCCCGTATACAGGTGCTCGGGGTATACACGCCCGAACTTTTAGGCCTGGTGGCGGATGTGCTTTCCCTCCTGGATGTTGAGCGAGCCTTCGTTGTTCACGGAGCGGGAGGTCTGGACGAAGTTTCCCCCATCGGCAGGGTCGTATACGCCGAGGTAAGCAACGGCTCCGTTCAGCACGGAGAATTCGACCCGGCGGTTTACGGGGTCCCGCGATGCTTAATCCAAGACCTCCGCGGGGGCACGGTGGACGAAAACGCCGTCATAACCCGTAAGGTATTGCAGGGAGACACCGGCCCGAAGACTGACACGGTGGCGCTTAACGCGGCACTCGCCCTGGTGGCGGCGGGCAGGGCCGGCAGCATCGCCGAAGGTATGGGAATGGCCCGCGGCGTGATTAAGTCCGGCGCCGCCTTTGAAAAGATGGAAGAATATATCGCGTGGACCAAGAACAATACTGCCGGCAGTTAG
- a CDS encoding aminodeoxychorismate/anthranilate synthase component II — translation MVLMVDNYDSFTYNLVQYLAEIGAEVEVFRNDAVTTGEIESLNPSHIVLSPGPCTPNEAGICLDVIGRFTGRIPILGVCLGHQAIGQAFGGRVVRAERLMHGKTSPVHHDGRSVFRGIPSPFTATRYHSLIVSPEDLPESLEVSARTEEGEIMGVRHRQHLVEGVQFHPESILTEYGKDLLRNFLSLGEG, via the coding sequence CTGGTTTTAATGGTCGACAATTACGATTCTTTCACTTACAACCTGGTCCAGTACCTGGCCGAAATCGGCGCCGAGGTTGAGGTGTTCCGCAACGACGCCGTTACAACCGGGGAAATTGAGTCTTTAAACCCTTCACATATAGTGCTTTCGCCCGGGCCGTGCACACCGAATGAAGCGGGGATCTGCCTCGATGTCATCGGTAGGTTTACCGGCCGTATTCCTATCTTGGGAGTTTGCCTGGGACACCAGGCGATCGGTCAGGCTTTCGGCGGCCGTGTCGTCCGGGCGGAACGTCTGATGCACGGGAAGACGTCGCCGGTTCACCACGACGGACGTTCGGTTTTCAGAGGAATACCGTCACCCTTTACCGCCACCCGATATCACTCGTTAATCGTATCGCCTGAAGACCTTCCGGAATCATTGGAGGTCAGCGCCAGGACGGAAGAGGGGGAGATAATGGGCGTCCGTCACCGGCAACACTTGGTTGAAGGAGTGCAGTTTCATCCTGAATCCATCCTTACGGAATACGGTAAGGACCTGTTAAGAAATTTTTTGTCTTTGGGGGAGGGATAG
- the trpE gene encoding anthranilate synthase component I, with product MVQPTLKEYLNLSAEFDVVPVYEEVVADLETPIAAFKKLGQCPSFLLESVSGGEFLGRYSFIGFDPFLDFRSQGDNVSITMDGKTEVLTKSSPLEVLPGIFAKLRGPRLEGLPRFYGGGVGYFGYDLVRHIERLPQATVDDTGVDDCHLIFTKIILIFDHVRRRLAVVVNTRPGSDPALSYEEAKARIKNIIAGLKEPVSMNWEIPPPNTNSPVAANMEKEAFLDAVDRAKEYIRAGDILQVVLSQRFSQTFSGDAFEVYRRLRTINPSPYLYYLDFGNSVVVGSSPEMLIRVEDGIIRTRPIAGTRPRGKDAGEDRLLSEELLADPKERAEHIMLVDLGRNDLGRVSLPGTVRLTEFMNVEKYSHVIHIVSEVQGQLSPQCTALSALTASFPAGTVSGAPKVRAMEIIEELEPNRRGIYAGAVGYFSFTGNLDTCITIRTIVFREGKAYVQAGAGIVADSDREREYAETINKARALLMTLQGGT from the coding sequence TTGGTTCAACCAACCCTAAAAGAATACCTAAATCTGAGCGCCGAGTTCGATGTGGTCCCTGTTTACGAAGAGGTGGTAGCCGACCTGGAAACACCAATCGCGGCTTTTAAGAAGTTGGGTCAGTGCCCGTCGTTCTTGCTTGAAAGCGTTTCCGGCGGAGAGTTTCTCGGACGATATAGCTTCATCGGCTTTGACCCGTTTCTTGACTTCCGGTCGCAAGGTGACAACGTTTCGATAACCATGGACGGGAAGACAGAGGTCTTGACAAAAAGCTCACCTCTTGAGGTGCTTCCGGGAATTTTCGCGAAACTTCGGGGTCCGCGGCTGGAAGGATTGCCGCGGTTCTACGGCGGCGGCGTGGGTTACTTCGGGTATGACCTGGTTCGTCACATCGAACGACTCCCTCAGGCGACCGTCGACGATACCGGCGTAGACGACTGTCACCTGATATTTACGAAAATCATTTTGATTTTCGATCATGTCCGCCGGCGTCTGGCGGTTGTCGTAAATACCCGGCCTGGCAGCGATCCGGCGCTTTCCTACGAAGAGGCGAAAGCGCGCATCAAGAACATCATCGCCGGGCTGAAAGAACCGGTCTCCATGAACTGGGAGATTCCGCCTCCAAACACGAATTCTCCGGTGGCGGCCAACATGGAAAAAGAGGCTTTCCTGGACGCGGTTGATCGTGCTAAGGAATACATCAGAGCGGGAGACATCCTTCAAGTCGTTCTTTCACAGCGTTTTTCCCAAACTTTTTCCGGTGACGCCTTTGAGGTTTACCGGCGTCTGCGGACAATAAACCCGTCCCCGTATCTTTACTATTTGGATTTCGGGAATTCAGTCGTCGTAGGCTCTTCCCCGGAGATGTTGATCCGGGTGGAAGACGGGATCATTAGGACAAGGCCGATCGCCGGAACGCGTCCGCGCGGCAAAGACGCCGGGGAAGACCGCCTTCTGTCGGAGGAACTCCTTGCCGATCCCAAAGAACGGGCGGAACACATCATGCTGGTGGACCTCGGCAGGAACGATCTCGGCCGGGTATCATTGCCCGGAACCGTACGGCTGACGGAATTTATGAACGTCGAGAAATATTCGCATGTTATTCACATCGTTTCCGAGGTTCAGGGGCAGCTTTCGCCCCAATGCACCGCCCTCAGCGCACTCACGGCTTCCTTCCCGGCGGGTACCGTTTCCGGGGCGCCCAAGGTCAGGGCGATGGAGATTATAGAAGAGTTGGAACCCAACCGGCGGGGTATTTACGCAGGGGCGGTCGGTTATTTCAGCTTCACCGGCAACCTCGACACCTGCATCACTATACGCACCATAGTCTTTCGCGAGGGAAAGGCTTACGTGCAGGCCGGAGCGGGAATCGTCGCAGATTCCGACAGGGAGCGGGAATACGCCGAAACAATCAATAAGGCGCGAGCGCTTCTGATGACGCTGCAGGGGGGAACGTAA
- a CDS encoding polysaccharide deacetylase family protein, whose translation MVAFLVMAVVFRPDLTCPASTRPGSDYRKAPNTSSDNIRMERPLLPYRDMVIVLMFHNISSTYQGRGTISPELFAADIDALLAGGYHIIPVSRLVDFLQGKTEVPLNAVAITFDDGSAGVYRYGFPILHKNRLPAAVFLTTDYVGKKPGFLTWPQVRKMAGSGLITFGGHTHASHFVAPTSPKTTAPATVGRIFDPTTGHKEVEAEYRMRLFTDNLHAQQIFRRELGGDTPYFAYPYGAYSPELERILRAVGYEYCFTTLTGANRAGHDFRHIYRINAGTPWTSPERLIENIQRAAWLCKSPRGVPAGWMPQWAQDPAFKNQMLDRTFSSENAFFFRGTRR comes from the coding sequence TTGGTAGCTTTCTTAGTGATGGCGGTTGTTTTTCGGCCGGACCTTACCTGTCCGGCTTCTACGCGACCGGGATCCGATTACCGGAAAGCTCCGAACACATCCTCCGATAATATAAGGATGGAGCGCCCTCTTCTTCCCTATCGTGACATGGTCATCGTTTTAATGTTTCACAACATCAGTTCGACTTATCAAGGTCGGGGAACGATTTCACCCGAGCTTTTTGCCGCCGACATAGACGCATTGCTGGCAGGAGGCTACCATATCATTCCGGTCAGCCGCCTGGTTGACTTTCTTCAGGGAAAAACGGAAGTGCCTCTTAACGCGGTGGCGATCACTTTTGATGACGGCAGCGCCGGTGTTTACCGTTACGGTTTCCCTATTCTGCACAAGAACCGCCTGCCTGCCGCCGTTTTCTTGACAACCGATTACGTAGGGAAAAAACCGGGTTTTCTCACCTGGCCGCAGGTTCGGAAAATGGCGGGTTCCGGGCTTATTACTTTCGGCGGTCACACACACGCCTCTCATTTCGTTGCGCCCACAAGTCCGAAGACTACCGCTCCGGCCACGGTGGGACGGATTTTCGATCCTACAACCGGGCACAAAGAGGTCGAGGCGGAGTACCGGATGCGGCTTTTTACCGACAACCTTCATGCGCAACAGATATTCAGGCGCGAGTTAGGCGGCGATACGCCCTATTTCGCATACCCTTACGGGGCTTACAGCCCGGAGCTTGAAAGGATACTCCGCGCGGTAGGGTATGAATACTGCTTCACTACCTTAACGGGGGCCAACCGTGCCGGACATGATTTCCGCCATATATACCGTATCAATGCCGGTACTCCCTGGACCTCACCCGAACGTCTGATAGAGAACATTCAGCGCGCGGCCTGGTTGTGTAAGTCACCGCGCGGCGTGCCCGCGGGGTGGATGCCTCAATGGGCACAGGATCCCGCCTTTAAAAATCAGATGCTTGACCGTACCTTCTCCTCCGAAAATGCGTTCTTCTTCCGTGGAACCCGGCGATGA
- a CDS encoding alpha/beta-type small acid-soluble spore protein, which yields MAKFYPYPKLLPGSVLDRFKYEVASELGLSQQIDSGYWGNITSRDCGRVGGNIGGSMVRVMIRRAEEALSRGEQL from the coding sequence ATGGCTAAATTCTATCCATATCCGAAACTGTTGCCGGGTTCCGTTTTAGACCGTTTTAAATACGAGGTGGCGAGCGAACTCGGCTTGTCGCAGCAGATAGACAGCGGTTACTGGGGTAATATCACTTCCCGGGATTGCGGCAGGGTGGGAGGAAACATCGGCGGGAGTATGGTCCGGGTAATGATCCGGCGTGCGGAAGAAGCGCTGTCGCGCGGGGAACAACTCTAA
- the spoVB gene encoding stage V sporulation protein B — protein MRYSQSMLTGTLVLVTASVVNRFLGFIYQIFLIRLIRAEGIGLFTMVYPIYVLALVLASMGIPVAIAKLVSDAVTRHDTARAYQILRLSLLYTIISSFTVTLIGFTSARFITGQVLSNPATLLPFLCLLPGVLIVSVCSVFRGFFQGLQNMTPTAVSQGAEQLTRVLIGLLLASFLIHKGVLAAACGASLGAICGEFFGFVLMLGFFLRHRRLLPRTPRLSIGEAGFLTREIFGLALPITLMRFVSTGFLSLEAILIPHRLIGSGYSMQEATGIYGQFAGIAETMLYTPGLITVSLSTVLVPAIAEALAARNSDLLGSRINNALRLTFLTGLPSAVVLFLLPEDLCRIIFGYPNAGAALRVLALGAPFLYLQQTTTGILQGLGRPMVPFRNLVTASVFKAAGIYFLTGIPVLGIKGAAASVVCAFCIMSIFNLYNLIQLTGCTVSIKEVLLKPLTASLAGAVVLNSCHNYFTAHAFQPAFNLLLSIFLMAIVYFCALIVIGGFSRQDRQRFTIIFCKIFTAIKR, from the coding sequence ATGCGCTATAGTCAATCAATGTTGACCGGCACCCTTGTGCTTGTAACAGCAAGTGTGGTTAATCGGTTTTTGGGCTTTATATACCAGATATTCCTCATCCGGCTGATAAGAGCGGAAGGCATCGGCCTCTTTACCATGGTTTATCCTATTTACGTCCTGGCTCTTGTTCTTGCTTCCATGGGTATTCCGGTGGCCATCGCCAAACTCGTATCCGACGCCGTAACCCGGCACGACACCGCCCGTGCCTATCAAATATTGCGTCTTTCGCTGTTATATACTATCATTTCCAGTTTTACTGTAACTCTAATAGGATTCACTTCGGCGCGGTTTATTACAGGGCAGGTCCTTTCCAACCCGGCAACTCTCCTGCCCTTCCTTTGTCTTCTGCCCGGGGTTCTTATCGTTTCGGTTTGTTCCGTCTTCCGCGGCTTCTTCCAGGGGCTTCAGAACATGACTCCGACCGCGGTCTCACAGGGCGCCGAGCAGCTGACCCGTGTCCTGATAGGCCTTCTCCTGGCTTCGTTCTTAATCCACAAAGGTGTGTTGGCCGCGGCTTGCGGCGCGTCTTTAGGGGCGATATGCGGCGAATTTTTCGGTTTTGTCCTGATGCTCGGGTTTTTCCTCAGGCATCGCCGTCTTTTACCCAGAACGCCGAGGTTAAGTATTGGGGAAGCCGGTTTTCTCACGCGAGAAATCTTTGGGCTGGCGCTGCCGATCACCCTGATGCGATTTGTTTCAACAGGCTTTCTGTCCCTCGAGGCGATTCTCATACCGCACAGGTTGATTGGCAGCGGCTATTCAATGCAGGAGGCGACCGGTATCTACGGCCAGTTTGCAGGGATAGCGGAAACGATGTTATACACGCCCGGTCTGATTACGGTGTCCCTTTCCACGGTCCTGGTACCGGCCATTGCGGAAGCCCTGGCCGCCCGAAACAGCGATTTGCTTGGATCGAGAATTAACAACGCCCTTCGTCTGACTTTCCTCACCGGGCTACCGAGCGCGGTAGTTCTTTTCCTTTTACCGGAGGATCTGTGCCGAATCATTTTCGGTTACCCGAATGCCGGCGCCGCCCTCCGGGTGCTCGCCCTCGGCGCCCCTTTTCTGTATTTGCAGCAGACAACAACCGGTATCCTTCAAGGTCTCGGCCGGCCGATGGTTCCTTTCCGCAATCTGGTCACGGCCTCGGTTTTTAAAGCCGCAGGCATTTACTTCCTTACCGGTATTCCCGTCCTCGGGATCAAGGGCGCCGCCGCTTCCGTGGTTTGCGCTTTTTGTATAATGTCAATTTTTAACCTTTACAACCTGATTCAATTAACCGGCTGCACGGTCTCGATTAAGGAAGTCCTGCTGAAACCGCTGACAGCATCCCTGGCGGGTGCGGTTGTACTGAATTCATGCCATAATTACTTCACGGCTCACGCCTTTCAACCGGCTTTCAACCTGTTACTAAGCATTTTTCTCATGGCAATCGTCTATTTTTGCGCTTTAATTGTAATTGGTGGTTTCAGTAGACAGGACCGCCAGCGTTTTACAATTATTTTTTGTAAAATATTCACCGCTATTAAAAGATGA
- the fusA gene encoding elongation factor G, translating into MKNYSAKDIRNIAVVGHGGTGKTSLSEAILFNTGIISRLGRVEDGTTTADYHPEEIKRGITVHVSIVPCEYEGIKLNLLDTPGYSDFIGDVKGTLRVVEGALFTVCAVGGVEVQTEVIWDHAGEMPRVVFINKLDRENANFDRVADGLREKFPANFVRFSIPIGTAENFRGVVDILNEKAYMHDGKEEKEGPVPAELAETVKAYRDKLIEAAAEADDEYLMKYLDGLELTPEEIKTGLLKGLSAAKFVPVLCGSATKNCGIKTLMNFLESFFPAPEAEDGPLTSLVFKTLADPYVGRLNFVRVFSGVLKSDSVVHNSVKKKNEKIGQIFFARGKTQQATDNVPAGDIGTLVKLTDTATGDTLCEKDKPVVLAGIDLPEPTLSIAVEPKTQGDEDKLATALARLVEEEPTVRVNRNIETKQTVITGIGETQLDMIIERFKRKFGVDVVQKPLRIPLRETVRAETKVEGKYKKQTGGRGQYGHVWLRIGPLPGEELRFDEEVFGGAVPNQYFPAVEKGVREAMNDGVLAGYPVTNIAVTLYDGSYHPVDSSEMAFKIAASMAFKKGVQQAKPVLLEPVMEVEVLVPDNFMGDVIGDLNTKRGRILGMEPTGKQSRIKAVVPLTEMTRYAIDLKSMTQGRGAFKMQFSSYEEVPGRIADEIVKKAQEEKQAER; encoded by the coding sequence TTGAAAAATTACAGTGCGAAAGACATCAGAAACATTGCAGTGGTGGGTCATGGCGGAACGGGAAAGACATCGCTTTCAGAGGCGATACTCTTTAATACCGGAATAATTTCGCGTCTCGGGCGGGTGGAAGACGGTACGACCACCGCGGATTATCACCCGGAGGAAATCAAGCGGGGAATCACCGTACACGTTTCCATCGTGCCGTGCGAATACGAGGGAATTAAACTTAACTTGCTGGATACGCCCGGATATTCAGACTTTATCGGTGACGTCAAGGGTACCCTGCGCGTGGTGGAGGGCGCACTTTTTACGGTATGCGCCGTCGGGGGCGTAGAGGTTCAGACCGAGGTAATCTGGGACCATGCGGGCGAAATGCCGCGTGTGGTTTTTATAAATAAGCTCGACCGGGAAAACGCCAACTTCGATCGTGTGGCGGACGGACTGCGTGAGAAATTTCCAGCCAATTTCGTGCGGTTTTCGATTCCTATCGGGACAGCTGAGAATTTCCGTGGGGTCGTAGACATACTTAACGAAAAAGCATATATGCATGACGGAAAGGAAGAGAAAGAAGGCCCCGTGCCGGCGGAATTGGCGGAGACGGTCAAGGCGTATCGGGATAAGCTTATTGAGGCGGCTGCGGAAGCGGATGACGAATACCTGATGAAGTATCTCGACGGGCTTGAGTTGACTCCGGAGGAAATTAAGACCGGGCTATTGAAGGGGTTGAGCGCAGCCAAGTTTGTTCCGGTGCTTTGCGGTTCGGCTACAAAGAACTGCGGAATAAAAACCCTTATGAACTTTCTTGAGAGTTTCTTTCCCGCACCGGAAGCCGAAGACGGTCCGCTTACGTCACTCGTTTTCAAAACCCTCGCCGACCCTTATGTAGGGCGGCTGAATTTCGTGCGTGTTTTCAGCGGTGTTTTGAAAAGTGATTCAGTTGTTCATAACAGCGTAAAGAAAAAGAACGAGAAGATCGGGCAGATATTCTTCGCGCGCGGGAAGACCCAACAGGCTACCGATAACGTACCCGCCGGGGATATAGGCACGCTGGTCAAGCTTACGGATACCGCAACCGGCGATACCCTTTGCGAAAAGGATAAGCCTGTTGTGCTTGCGGGTATAGACCTTCCGGAGCCGACTTTGAGCATCGCGGTTGAACCGAAGACCCAGGGGGACGAGGACAAGCTGGCTACCGCCCTTGCCCGCTTGGTAGAAGAGGAACCGACCGTCCGGGTAAACAGAAACATCGAAACCAAACAGACGGTTATCACGGGTATAGGAGAAACCCAGTTAGACATGATAATCGAACGTTTTAAGAGGAAGTTCGGGGTGGACGTTGTCCAGAAGCCGCTGCGAATTCCGCTGCGTGAGACCGTGAGGGCCGAGACCAAGGTGGAAGGCAAATACAAGAAGCAAACAGGCGGGCGCGGTCAGTACGGGCACGTTTGGCTTCGCATCGGGCCCCTGCCGGGTGAAGAGTTGCGTTTCGATGAAGAGGTGTTTGGCGGAGCTGTGCCGAACCAGTACTTCCCGGCGGTTGAAAAAGGCGTGCGGGAGGCGATGAACGACGGGGTATTGGCGGGTTATCCGGTGACCAACATCGCCGTTACCCTTTATGACGGATCTTACCACCCGGTGGACTCTTCGGAAATGGCGTTTAAAATCGCTGCGTCAATGGCCTTTAAAAAAGGCGTGCAGCAGGCCAAGCCGGTATTACTGGAACCGGTGATGGAGGTTGAGGTGCTTGTTCCCGACAACTTCATGGGTGACGTTATCGGCGACCTGAACACGAAACGGGGCCGGATTCTAGGGATGGAGCCCACGGGTAAGCAGAGCAGGATCAAGGCCGTTGTACCCCTTACGGAAATGACCAGGTACGCGATTGACCTCAAATCCATGACTCAGGGGCGAGGCGCTTTCAAAATGCAATTTTCTTCTTACGAAGAAGTTCCGGGCCGGATTGCGGATGAAATCGTCAAAAAGGCTCAGGAAGAAAAGCAGGCTGAGAGATGA